Proteins co-encoded in one Salvia splendens isolate huo1 chromosome 4, SspV2, whole genome shotgun sequence genomic window:
- the LOC121797961 gene encoding putative late blight resistance protein homolog R1B-16: protein MDLLRDKTLKVKEERGVKHHQPTPNSSKSPISGETLMVGCDHNLTQLLDVLTGNESSRQIISIVGMGGIGLLSRLKELTSTIELVANERDDEYRLGERLYKTLVGRRYLVVLDDMWSVEVWDKIKFYFPDNGNGSRLVFTTRFSDLAVYCRPVCVRMNLLNEYECWELLCVRVFGHGDCPVELELIGREIAAMCKGLPLSVTVIGGLLQKSAKTVEYWQDVLVNIRSVLSSGEGDHCLNVLYSSYSHLPAHLKPCFLYMGTFKEDSEIQVSQLTRLLVAEGFLKPEGNRVLEEVAEDYLKNLIDRNLVEVGQLHENGKIRSVLIHDLVRDLCISIAQKEKFCPDGRVWFTSKDSCVEDVLQKCKLRFFAYSSTSYNSLFVLPSSISLLWNLQTLIFGEIACHLVVAPVEIWNMPQLMHIVCNNIHLPDPPPSDRGDGFCILRNMQTLMAVVNFRWSEEACKRIPNVKKLHVRFDDSLAGYEDCLCLVYLQNFRCLHKLELLKIQFPFCISRYPMDLLSKRLGFPTCLNKLHLINCSLTRVDLAMIGSLPHLQVVELEHISVLGGEWSAVAGDFPCLKYLRINSCDLVYWGVEASAFGVLERLFVEDLWQLKEIPSEMGEINRLDLIYVHHCSESAAISAMEIKREQESFGNDGLRIQVNISFVSGYGFLERAKEEGLPIDVIRHRPF, encoded by the exons ATGGATCTTCTCAGAGATAAGACGTTGAAGGTGAAAGAGGAAAGAGGGGTTAAACATCATCAGCCAACTCCTAATTCGtcaaaatccccaatttccgGAGAGACACTTATGGTTGGATGTGATCACAACTTAACACAACTCCTGGATGTGCTTACCGGAAATGAGTCCAGCCGCCAAATCATCTCAATAGTCGGCATGGGCGGCATTG GGCTTCTTTCTCGTCTAAAGGAACTCACTAGCACTATTGAATTGGTTGCCAATGAAAGAGATGATGAGTATCGATTAGGAGAGCGATTATATAAAACTTTGGTGGGTAGGAGATATTTGGTTGTGTTGGATGACATGTGGAGTGTTGAAGTTTGGGACAAGATAAAGTTCTATTTCCCTGATAATGGCAATGGGAGTCGCCTCGTTTTCACTACTAGGTTTTCAGATTTGGCTGTGTATTGTAGGCCGGTTTGTGTTAGGATGAATCTTTTAAATGAGTATGAATGTTGGGAGCTATTATGTGTGAGGGTATTCGGACATGGAGATTGCCCCGTTGAACTTGAACTAATTGGGAGAGAGATTGCTGCAATGTGCAAAGGGCTTCCTCTGTCAGTTACTGTGATTGGAGGGCTTCTTCAAAAGTCAGCTAAGACAGTTGAATATTGGCAGGATGTATTAGTGAATATAAGATCAGTTTTGAGTTCAGGAGAGGGTGACCATTGCTTAAATGTGCTGTATTCAAGTTATAGTCATTTGCCTGCTCATCTAAAGCCGTGTTTTCTTTACATGGGGACGTTTAAAGAGGATTCAGAGATTCAAGTCTCGCAACTCACCAGACTTTTGGTTGCAGAGGGGTTTCTAAAACCAGAAGGTAACCGAGTCTTGGAAGAGGTTGCGGAGGATTACTTGAAGAATCTCATTGATAGGAACCTCGTTGAAGTTGGTCAGCTACATGAGAATGGAAAAATTCGATCTGTTCTGATTCATGATCTTGTAAGAGATCTATGCATAAGTATAGCACAGAAAGAGAAGTTTTGCCCTGATGGGAGAGTTTGGTTTACGAGCAAGGATTCTTGTGTAGAAGATGTGTTGCAGAAGTGTAAGCTGCGGTTCTTTGCTTACAGCAGTACGTCTTATAACTCCTTGTTCGTGCTTCCTTCTTCAATATCCTTGCTTTGGAATCTGCAAACATTGATTTTTGGAGAAATAGCCTGTCATCtagttgttgcaccagttgaaATTTGGAATATGCCGCAACTTATGCACATTGTGTGCAACAACATTCATCTACCCGATCCTCCACCAAGTGACAGAGGAGATGGCTTTTGCATTTTGAGAAACATGCAAACACTCATGGCAGTAGTGAATTTCAGATGGAGCGAGGAGGCGTGCAAGAGAATCCCCAACGTCAAGAAATTGCACGTGAGGTTTGATGACAGCTTAGCAGGTTATGAAGATTGTTTGTGCTTAGTCTATCTCCAGAATTTCAGGTGTTTACATAAGCTTGAATTGCTGAAGATACAGTTCCCTTTCTGTATATCGCGATATCCTATGGATCTGCTGAGCAAGAGGCTCGGTTTCCCCACTTGTCTAAACAAGCTGCATCTGATAAACTGCAGTCTTACTCGAGTAGACCTGGCAATGATTGGTTCGTTGCCCCATCTGCAAGTTGTTGAGCTAGAACACATTTCTGTTTTGGGAGGTGAGTGGAGCGCTGTGGCAGGTGATTTTCCTTGTCTCAAGTATTTGAGAATCAACAGCTGTGATCTCGTGTATTGGGGTGTAGAGGCCTCTGCTTTTGGAGTTCTTGAGAGGCTCTTTGTGGAGGATTTGTGGCAGTTGAAAGAGATCCCTTCAGAGATGGGAGAAATAAATAGACTCGATCTCATTTATGTGCATCACTGCTCCGAGTCTGCGGCCATTTCAGCAATGGAGATAAAGAGAGAACAAGAGAGCTTTGGGAACGATGGCCTTCGGATTCAAGTCAACATCTCTTTCGTCTCCGGTTATGGTTTTCTGGAAAGGGCAAAAGAAGAGGGCTTACCCATCGATGTTATTCGACACAGGCCCTTTTGA
- the LOC121798042 gene encoding succinate dehydrogenase subunit 7A, mitochondrial-like, which yields MAFLLNKTALSALRFNSQKSNDSLALSRRGFHVEPGTREKALLAEDSSLKSFKSHKQGVRRLKVVGDILTVVVVAGCCYEIYDRAVRREEARKKAT from the exons ATGGCGTTTTTACTCAACAAAACCGCTCTCTCCGCACTCCGGTTCAATTCCCAG AAATCAAATGATTCGCTAGCGCTCTCAAGGCGTGGATTTCATGTGGAGCCAGGGACTCGCGAGAAGGCG CTCTTGGCAGAGGACTCTTCTCTAAAAAGCTTCAAATCACATAAGCAAGGAGTACGGCGACTCAAAGTTGTAGGAGATATTCTTACTGTTGTAGTTGTAGCTG GATGCTGCTATGAGATCTATGATAGAGCAGTCAGGCGAGAGGAAGCCCGTAAGAAGGCAACTTAG
- the LOC121797963 gene encoding calmodulin-binding protein 60 A-like isoform X2, with product MQNLMNPLLEPLIRRVVKEEVDSALRKYIVSAKRNSGKEPCSFDPKSIQLQLQLKFLNAISLPVFTGTRIEGDSGTSVEVALVDVHTGEVVSNGAWSSAKVEIVVLEGDFDGDEGDNWTLNEFANNIVREREGKKPLLTGDVILTLTNGTGSVGDISFTDNSSWTRSRKFRLGARLLDDAGGLRIREARTDPFVVRDHRGELYKKHHPPSLTDEVWRLEKIGKDGAFHKRLSKEGIRTVHDFLLLLSLDPTRLRNILGNGMSTKKWEVTMEHSRTCVLDKKLYMYSPASPGQNGVVFNVVGQVVGIFSDGQYVTSDKLSDDEKAEAHQLVTSAFRYHEKIVIIDESSLNMPTSSLCVSNAEPSSNLLSEGSCQQDSTTSENMSRSTYSQVVASSPDFMQSFYPFGASNSFDYYLPGIDPMEIGYDQPLGFPSQVVDTSICDTDTMAGAFSQSEHLKYFEPDCSLRSPSDRSHKGWNFLACVLRWRFSVKRIVSRKSRC from the exons ATGCAAAATCTCATGAACCCACTTCTGGAGCCTCTGATTCGTCGAGTT GTCAAGGAGGAGGTGGACTCAGCATTAAGGAAGTATATAGTTTCTGCCAAACG GAATTCTGGGAAAGAGCCATGCTCTTTTGATCCAAAGAGTATACAGTTACAGTTGCagttgaaatttttgaatgcTATATCTCTTCCCGTTTTCACTGGGACTCGTATCGAGGGAGACTCTGGCACAAGTGTGGAAGTTGCTTTAGTTGACGTTCATACTGGGGAAGTTGTTTCTAATGGTGCTTGGTCCTCTGCAAAGGTGGAAATAGTAGTACTTGAAGGAGATTTTGATGGTGACGAGGGAGATAATTGGACCCTCAATGAGTTTGCAAATAATATAGTGAGAGAGCGGGAAGGCAAAAAGCCTCTTTTAACCGGCGATGTGATCTTGACCCTTACAAATGGCACGGGATCAGTGGGTGATATTTCATTTACAGATAATTCAAGCTGGACAAGAAGTCGTAAGTTCAGATTGGGGGCTAGATTGCTAGATGATGCTGGTGGTCTCAGAATAAGAGAGGCCAGAACAGATCCCTTTGTTGTCAGGGATCATCGTGGAGAAT TGTACAAGAAGCACCATCCTCCATCCCTGACTGATGAAGTTTGGCGGCTGGAGAAAATTGGAAAAGACGGAGCATTTCACAAGCGCTTGAGCAAGGAAGGAATCAGGACCGTGCATGATTTCCTGCTCTTGCTCTCCTTGGACCCCACAAGGCTTCGAAAC ATCCTCGGGAATGGTATGTCAACTAAGAAGTGGGAAGTCACAATGGAGCATTCTCGGACATGTGTACTGGACAAAAAGTTGTACATGTACAGCCCTGCATCTCCAGGACAGAATGGTGTCGTTTTTAATGTTGTAGGACAAGTTGTCGGGATATTCTCCGATGGCCAGTATGTGACCTCTGATAAGTTGTCCGATGATGAAAAG GCAGAGGCTCATCAGTTGGTTACCTCTGCATTTAGATATCATGAGAAAATTGTCATCATAGACGAATCGTCCCTTAATATGCCTACCTCCTCGCTGTGCGTATCCAATGCTGAACCTTCTTCAAACTTGCTCTCAGAAGGTAGTTGCCAGCAAGATTCAACAACTTCTGAGAACATGAGCAGATCCACCTACTCCCAAGTAGTAGCTTCTTCCCCGGATTTTATGCAGTCGTTCTATCCCTTTGGAGCTTCCAATAGCTTCGACTACTATCTTCCTGGAATCGACCCAATGGAAATCGGGTATGACCAGCCTCTAGGTTTCCCTAGTCAGGTCGTGGACACCTCAATCTGCGACACTGATACCATGGCTGGGGCATTCTCCCAAAGCGAGCATTTAAAGTATTTTGAACCAGATTGTTCTCTACGGAGTCCCAGTGATAGAAGTCATAAAGGGTGGAACTTTTTGGCCTGCGTATTGAGATGGCGGTTCTCTGTGAAAAGAATCGTATCTAGGAAGAGCCGGTGCTAG
- the LOC121797963 gene encoding calmodulin-binding protein 60 A-like isoform X1, with the protein MFGVLVPPTSKFASDSLTQAPVIIIFADTHAFIVLYSTQYLPAFAILKRQRPWFVGGEVVDMSHKRHGRDEGGSIDEKRLRKSHSFRSVVLEVINLIRMQNLMNPLLEPLIRRVVKEEVDSALRKYIVSAKRNSGKEPCSFDPKSIQLQLQLKFLNAISLPVFTGTRIEGDSGTSVEVALVDVHTGEVVSNGAWSSAKVEIVVLEGDFDGDEGDNWTLNEFANNIVREREGKKPLLTGDVILTLTNGTGSVGDISFTDNSSWTRSRKFRLGARLLDDAGGLRIREARTDPFVVRDHRGELYKKHHPPSLTDEVWRLEKIGKDGAFHKRLSKEGIRTVHDFLLLLSLDPTRLRNILGNGMSTKKWEVTMEHSRTCVLDKKLYMYSPASPGQNGVVFNVVGQVVGIFSDGQYVTSDKLSDDEKAEAHQLVTSAFRYHEKIVIIDESSLNMPTSSLCVSNAEPSSNLLSEGSCQQDSTTSENMSRSTYSQVVASSPDFMQSFYPFGASNSFDYYLPGIDPMEIGYDQPLGFPSQVVDTSICDTDTMAGAFSQSEHLKYFEPDCSLRSPSDRSHKGWNFLACVLRWRFSVKRIVSRKSRC; encoded by the exons ATGTTTGGTGTTTTGGTTCCCCCAACAAGCAAATTTGCTTCCGATTCTCTCACTCAGGCACCCGTGATTATTATATTTGCAGATACTCACGCATTTATAGTTTTATACAGTACTCAATATTTACCAGCTTTTGCAATTTTAAAGCGTCAGAGGCCGTGGTTTGTGGGTGGTGAAGTTGTCGACATGTCTCATAAGCGCCACGGAAGGGACGAAGGTGGTTCCATCGATGAGAAGCGTTTGAGGAAATCTCATTCTTTTAGAAG TGTAGTGCTGGAAGTGATCAACTTGATAAGAATGCAAAATCTCATGAACCCACTTCTGGAGCCTCTGATTCGTCGAGTT GTCAAGGAGGAGGTGGACTCAGCATTAAGGAAGTATATAGTTTCTGCCAAACG GAATTCTGGGAAAGAGCCATGCTCTTTTGATCCAAAGAGTATACAGTTACAGTTGCagttgaaatttttgaatgcTATATCTCTTCCCGTTTTCACTGGGACTCGTATCGAGGGAGACTCTGGCACAAGTGTGGAAGTTGCTTTAGTTGACGTTCATACTGGGGAAGTTGTTTCTAATGGTGCTTGGTCCTCTGCAAAGGTGGAAATAGTAGTACTTGAAGGAGATTTTGATGGTGACGAGGGAGATAATTGGACCCTCAATGAGTTTGCAAATAATATAGTGAGAGAGCGGGAAGGCAAAAAGCCTCTTTTAACCGGCGATGTGATCTTGACCCTTACAAATGGCACGGGATCAGTGGGTGATATTTCATTTACAGATAATTCAAGCTGGACAAGAAGTCGTAAGTTCAGATTGGGGGCTAGATTGCTAGATGATGCTGGTGGTCTCAGAATAAGAGAGGCCAGAACAGATCCCTTTGTTGTCAGGGATCATCGTGGAGAAT TGTACAAGAAGCACCATCCTCCATCCCTGACTGATGAAGTTTGGCGGCTGGAGAAAATTGGAAAAGACGGAGCATTTCACAAGCGCTTGAGCAAGGAAGGAATCAGGACCGTGCATGATTTCCTGCTCTTGCTCTCCTTGGACCCCACAAGGCTTCGAAAC ATCCTCGGGAATGGTATGTCAACTAAGAAGTGGGAAGTCACAATGGAGCATTCTCGGACATGTGTACTGGACAAAAAGTTGTACATGTACAGCCCTGCATCTCCAGGACAGAATGGTGTCGTTTTTAATGTTGTAGGACAAGTTGTCGGGATATTCTCCGATGGCCAGTATGTGACCTCTGATAAGTTGTCCGATGATGAAAAG GCAGAGGCTCATCAGTTGGTTACCTCTGCATTTAGATATCATGAGAAAATTGTCATCATAGACGAATCGTCCCTTAATATGCCTACCTCCTCGCTGTGCGTATCCAATGCTGAACCTTCTTCAAACTTGCTCTCAGAAGGTAGTTGCCAGCAAGATTCAACAACTTCTGAGAACATGAGCAGATCCACCTACTCCCAAGTAGTAGCTTCTTCCCCGGATTTTATGCAGTCGTTCTATCCCTTTGGAGCTTCCAATAGCTTCGACTACTATCTTCCTGGAATCGACCCAATGGAAATCGGGTATGACCAGCCTCTAGGTTTCCCTAGTCAGGTCGTGGACACCTCAATCTGCGACACTGATACCATGGCTGGGGCATTCTCCCAAAGCGAGCATTTAAAGTATTTTGAACCAGATTGTTCTCTACGGAGTCCCAGTGATAGAAGTCATAAAGGGTGGAACTTTTTGGCCTGCGTATTGAGATGGCGGTTCTCTGTGAAAAGAATCGTATCTAGGAAGAGCCGGTGCTAG
- the LOC121798551 gene encoding gibberellin-regulated protein 9-like, protein MASKLVFALIFSLFLVAQVSSDSKKNEESSHVFSGGDSERMDEVQYFKDGVISRGRGFGLAPSPAPNPSQGINCGGLCKTRCSLHSRQNTCLRACGTCCARCKCVPPGTFGNREMCGTCYTNMTTHGNKSKCP, encoded by the exons ATGGCTTCTAAACTGGTGTTTGCACTGatcttctctctcttcttgGTTGCTcaa GTTTCGTCTGATTCAAAGAAGAATGAAGAATCCAGCCAT gtTTTCAGTGGAGGAGACAGTGAACGAATGGACGAGG TGCAATACTTCAAAGATGGGGTAATATCCCGAGGGCGAGGTTTTGGCCTCGCCCCATCCCCAGCCCCAAACCCTAGCCAGGGGATCAACTGCGGTGGGCTTTGCAAGACGCGGTGCAGCCTCCACTCGAGACAGAATACGTGCTTGAGGGCGTGTGGAACATGTTGTGCTAGGTGCAAGTGTGTGCCCCCAGGGACCTTTGGCAATAGAGAAATGTGTGGAACATGTTACACAAATATGACCACCCATGGAAATAAGAGCAAGTGCCCATAA
- the LOC121800306 gene encoding endoglucanase 5-like — MAATTHAILTLLLGLVVTGAAAVEFFDYSAALDKTLLFLEAQRSGKLPPTQRVKWRGNSGLGDGYSQGVNLVGGYYDAGDHVKFGLPMAYSVTMLSWAAIDFKEDFIKLNQMGHVLEAIKWGTDYFIKCHPQQNVLWGQVGDGVSDHYCWQRAEDMTTSRTAYKLDAEHPGSDLAGETAAALAAASLAFKPYDSTYSSLLLVHAKQIFSFADRFRGLFSDSIGNSKQFYTSSGYYDELLWGATWLHRSTNDEYYLKYVVDNCAAFGGTGWAVKEFSWDNKYAGVQILLTKMLLEGRAGSYASTLQQYQAKADYFTCACMQKNDGYNVKLTPGGLIYVREWNNLQYSASASFLLTVYSDYLTKAKKSVQCPDGLIQPQQILNFAKSQADYILGKNPKSLSYLVGYGQSYPIHVHHRGASIAPVSLLHASVGCVEGFETWYKRSEANPNVIHGALVGGPNANDEFTDDRSVYDQTEPTLSGTAPLVGVFTRLHTLSSSPYHKPQGPPSQHYAPVPQPKAAPAVPVEFLHSITNSWMVGTEKYYRHKVVVKNISEKPIGGLKLQFEGLTGSLWGLNPTQAKNTYELPQWIQTLQPNSECAFVYIQGGAQAKISVLSYN, encoded by the exons ATGGCAGCAACCACACACGCCATTTTAACCCTCTTACTCGGCCTCGTTGTCACGGGCGCCGCTGCAGTCGAGTTCTTCGACTACAGCGCCGCCCTCGATAAAACCTTGCTCTTCTTGGAGGCGCAAAGATCCGGTAAATTGCCTCCAACCCAACGCGTAAAATGGCGTGGTAATTCTGGCCTTGGCGACGGTTATTCTCAAGGG gtgaaTTTGGTGGGAGGATACTATGATGCCGGAGACCACGTAAAATTTGGTCTACCAATGGCGTATAGTGTGACAATGTTGTCATGGGCAGCTATTGATTTTAAGGAAgatttcattaaattaaatcaaatgggaCATGTTTTGGAGGCAATCAAATGGGGAACTGATTATTTCATAAAATGCCACCCTCAACAAAATGTGCTATGGGGGCAG GTTGGAGATGGAGTGTCGGATCACTATTGCTGGCAACGGGCGGAGGACATGACGACGTCCCGGACTGCATACAAGCTGGACGCCGAGCATCCCGGGTCCGACCTAGCTGGAGAAACCGCAGCCGCCTTGGCTGCTGCCTCTCTAGCTTTCAAGCCTTATGATTCTACATATTCAAGTCTTCTTTTAGTACATGCAAAACAG aTTTTCTCATTTGCAGACAGATTTAGAGGCTTGTTTAGTGATTCAATTGGAAACTCTAAGCAATTCTATACATCATCTGGTTACTAT GATGAACTGTTATGGGGTGCAACATGGCTACACAGATCTACAAACGATGAATATTACTTGAAATATGTTGTTGACAACTGCGCCGCCTTTGGAGGAACCGGCTGGGCCGTCAAAGAATTCTCGTGGGACAACAAGTATGCCGGAGTTCAAATCCTACTCACAAAG ATGCTTCTGGAAGGCCGTGCTGGAAGCTACGCCTCCACGCTGCAGCAGTATCAGGCTAAAGCCGACTACTTCACCTGCGCGTGCATGCAAAAGAACGATGGATACAACGTGAAGTTGACTCCCG GTGGCCTTATCTATGTACGTGAGTGGAACAACTTGCAGTACTCTGCCTCGGCTTCTTTCCTCCTCACTGTCTACTCCGACTACCTCACCAAAGCCAAGAAGTCCGTGCAATGCCCAGATGGCCTAATCCAGCCTCAACAAATCCTCAACTTTGCCAAATCACAA GCTGACTACATTCTTGGCAAAAACCCCAAGTCCTTGAGCTACTTGGTGGGCTATGGCCAGAGCTATCCAATCCATGTCCACCACAGGGGCGCCTCCATTGCTCCTGTCTCTCTCCTACACGCATCTGTTGGATGTGTGGAGGGGTTTGAGACTTGGTACAAGCGCAGCGAGGCCAACCCCAATGTAATCCACGGAGCTCTTGTGGGAGGGCCTAATGCCAATGATGAGTTCACGGATGACAGATCTGTTTACGACCAGACTGAGCCTACATTATCTGGAACTGCCCCTCTTGTTGGAGTTTTCACAAGACTGCACACTCTCTCTTCCAGTCCTTACCACAAACCACAAGGCCCTCCATCTCAACACTATGCACCAGTTCCCCAACCCAAAGCAG CTCCAGCTGTCCCAGTTGAGTTTCTCCACTCCATAACTAACTCGTGGATGGTTGGGACGGAGAAGTATTACCGTCACAAAGTGGTGGTGAAGAACATCTCAGAGAAGCCTATAGGGGGGCTGAAGCTGCAGTTTGAGGGCCTGACAGGATCACTGTGGGGGCTCAATCCAACACAGGCTAAGAATACTTATGAGCTTCCACAATGGATTCAAACACTACAGCCTAATTCGGAGTGCGCTTTCGTCTACATTCAAGGGGGAGCTCAAGCCAAAATTTCGGTTCTAAGCTACAACTAA